A genomic window from Archaeoglobus profundus DSM 5631 includes:
- a CDS encoding endonuclease V, with the protein MNLKELEEYQKKIANKKVVLEDKIKIEDLKFVAGVDQAFVGNKVISACVLLKFPRLEVVKEGVEIEDVEFPYIPTFLMFREGKPAVNVVRKVLKDVDNVVLLVDGSGIAHPRKCGLATYIAIETGIPSIGITKRRLYGRVEDPKDVMEVKPIYDNSEIIGYALKPCKNCNPIYISPGSYVTPETALEIVKACLKGYKLPEPIRLAHKLANASKNRKLSDFF; encoded by the coding sequence GTGAATTTAAAGGAGCTTGAGGAGTACCAGAAAAAGATAGCTAATAAGAAGGTCGTTTTAGAGGATAAAATAAAAATTGAGGACTTAAAATTTGTTGCAGGAGTAGATCAAGCTTTTGTTGGGAACAAAGTGATATCGGCATGTGTTCTCCTAAAATTTCCAAGGCTTGAGGTTGTTAAGGAGGGTGTTGAAATTGAAGATGTTGAATTCCCGTACATCCCCACTTTCCTGATGTTCAGAGAGGGAAAACCCGCAGTAAATGTTGTTAGGAAGGTTTTGAAAGACGTTGACAATGTTGTTCTCTTGGTAGATGGGAGTGGTATTGCACATCCGAGAAAGTGTGGTTTGGCAACGTACATAGCAATCGAGACTGGCATCCCTTCAATCGGGATAACAAAGAGAAGGCTTTACGGCAGAGTCGAAGATCCAAAGGATGTGATGGAGGTCAAACCAATCTACGACAACTCCGAGATCATAGGTTACGCCCTAAAACCTTGCAAGAACTGCAATCCCATATACATATCTCCCGGAAGTTACGTAACACCGGAAACAGCTTTGGAAATAGTGAAAGCTTGCTTGAAAGGTTACAAGTTACCAGAGCCCATTAGATTGGCACACAAGTTAGCTAACGCCTCAAAAAACAGGAAGTTGAGCGACTTCTTCTAA
- a CDS encoding ASCH domain-containing protein produces MERINFDAEYVESIIQGKKITTVRKGVKSYPVGKIVELTVNYKPFAKARVKKVVVKRVKELTDEDAIRDGFESKEDLLNALKKIYGEINENDLVTIVHFEVLETY; encoded by the coding sequence TCGATGCTGAATACGTTGAAAGTATAATTCAGGGAAAGAAGATCACCACTGTAAGGAAGGGCGTTAAGAGCTATCCTGTAGGTAAGATTGTTGAATTAACTGTGAACTACAAGCCCTTCGCCAAGGCTAGGGTCAAGAAGGTTGTTGTTAAGAGGGTTAAAGAACTGACGGATGAAGATGCAATTAGGGATGGATTTGAGAGTAAAGAGGACTTACTCAATGCGTTAAAGAAAATTTATGGCGAGATAAACGAAAACGACCTCGTAACAATAGTCCATTTCGAGGTTTTGGAGACATACTGA
- a CDS encoding DUF1152 domain-containing protein gives MKIAKMLKNVDRALLIGMGGGGDAVSTLAVAEFFKLFDVECICGGVVWERVTRDKKPGPLSVEEIDDCKSINNCLAWINARSNYRGLKLIVAQVAEFLDCEVVGVDITKGERGLTESLKDFIERENVDLVVGVDAGGDSLARGNEKGLHSPLADAIVLASLNKLNSIVAVVGFGSDGELSRNELELYLSEIARLDGVLGASLITRDFADRIADFVENVYTTASKIPIIASQGYYGKFKVWDKAVIDVSILNALIFYVKTDVIYRLSELPKAVEGTVSVWVANERLHEIGIKTELDHEIEVFEREFKGA, from the coding sequence ATGAAGATTGCCAAAATGCTCAAAAACGTTGATAGAGCTTTGCTCATAGGAATGGGCGGTGGAGGTGATGCAGTAAGCACGTTAGCCGTTGCAGAATTCTTCAAACTTTTCGATGTTGAGTGCATCTGTGGTGGCGTCGTTTGGGAGAGGGTTACAAGGGATAAAAAGCCCGGTCCTCTATCCGTTGAAGAGATAGACGATTGCAAGAGTATAAATAACTGCTTAGCTTGGATTAATGCCAGATCAAACTACAGAGGTTTGAAGTTGATAGTGGCACAGGTTGCGGAGTTTTTGGATTGCGAAGTTGTTGGAGTCGACATAACGAAGGGTGAGCGAGGTTTAACTGAGAGTTTGAAGGATTTTATTGAGAGAGAAAATGTTGATTTGGTTGTTGGAGTTGATGCTGGCGGTGATTCTTTGGCTAGGGGGAACGAGAAGGGCTTGCACAGTCCTCTGGCAGATGCAATCGTTCTGGCATCTCTGAACAAGTTGAATTCGATTGTTGCTGTAGTTGGGTTTGGTAGTGATGGTGAGTTAAGTAGGAATGAGCTTGAACTTTATCTGAGTGAAATAGCAAGGTTGGACGGTGTATTAGGTGCCTCACTCATAACGAGAGATTTTGCAGACAGAATCGCTGATTTTGTTGAAAACGTCTACACTACAGCTTCAAAGATTCCAATAATCGCCTCTCAGGGATATTACGGGAAGTTTAAGGTCTGGGATAAGGCTGTCATAGATGTTTCGATACTGAATGCGCTGATATTTTACGTGAAAACCGACGTAATTTACAGGTTGTCAGAACTACCGAAAGCTGTTGAGGGAACTGTCAGTGTATGGGTGGCTAATGAAAGACTTCATGAAATAGGTATCAAGACTGAGTTGGATCACGAGATTGAGGTGTTTGAGCGTGAATTTAAAGGAGCTTGA